In the genome of Opitutia bacterium KCR 482, one region contains:
- a CDS encoding Gfo/Idh/MocA family oxidoreductase, producing MSKRPLNVGLIGGGCGAFIAQPHQKAIFSDGTRRVAAGALHPNPEVAMKEAENWPYPIKGYPSYVEMIEDQKNLPEDQRLDYVLIVTPNFVHFDPAMKAIEAGIPVMCEKPLTINLEQADALVAAATAKGLPFAVAHTYLGHWSSWFSRFVVTSGLLGDVRWVDSSYIQGWLAKKIEQQGGESGADWRTDPKRSGGSLCCGDIGTHALMQLRFVTGLDVTRVSAHFETFVKSRLLDDHATVYCELSNGGRGMVRASQVCIGHKNDMAIEVAGTKGTLVWRQEEPEKVVIMLAGQPDRVYWRGDVQPNDGFLGDVPEWLLKEPRIPSGHPEGFHDAYARLHREFEKDIRAWKEGKPFSYEHTRYATVLDGRMGLAFVDASIKSNAKEGAWEPVKLS from the coding sequence ATGTCAAAAAGACCTCTAAACGTCGGATTAATCGGCGGCGGTTGCGGCGCGTTCATCGCGCAACCCCACCAAAAGGCAATATTCTCGGACGGCACCCGCAGAGTCGCCGCCGGGGCGCTCCACCCGAATCCCGAAGTCGCGATGAAGGAAGCCGAAAATTGGCCGTACCCCATCAAGGGCTATCCGTCGTACGTCGAAATGATTGAGGACCAGAAGAACCTCCCCGAAGACCAGCGTCTCGACTACGTCCTCATCGTAACCCCAAACTTTGTGCACTTCGACCCCGCAATGAAGGCAATCGAGGCGGGAATTCCGGTCATGTGCGAAAAGCCCCTTACAATCAACCTCGAACAGGCGGACGCGCTCGTTGCAGCCGCCACCGCAAAGGGTCTGCCGTTTGCCGTAGCGCACACATACCTAGGCCACTGGTCGTCGTGGTTCTCGCGCTTCGTGGTGACAAGCGGTTTGCTCGGCGACGTTCGCTGGGTGGATTCGTCCTACATTCAGGGTTGGCTCGCGAAGAAGATTGAACAACAGGGCGGCGAAAGCGGCGCGGACTGGCGCACAGACCCCAAGCGTTCGGGCGGCTCGCTCTGCTGCGGCGACATCGGCACTCACGCGCTCATGCAGCTGCGCTTCGTGACGGGTCTCGACGTAACCCGCGTTTCGGCGCACTTCGAAACTTTCGTAAAGAGCCGTCTGCTCGACGACCACGCAACCGTCTACTGCGAACTCTCCAACGGCGGCAGGGGCATGGTCAGAGCCTCGCAGGTTTGCATCGGCCACAAGAACGACATGGCAATCGAAGTCGCGGGCACTAAGGGCACGCTTGTATGGCGTCAGGAAGAGCCCGAAAAGGTCGTCATCATGCTGGCGGGACAGCCCGACCGCGTTTACTGGCGCGGCGACGTCCAGCCCAACGACGGCTTCCTCGGCGACGTTCCCGAATGGCTGCTCAAAGAACCGCGCATTCCGTCGGGACACCCCGAAGGCTTCCACGACGCCTACGCGCGTCTGCACCGCGAGTTCGAAAAGGACATTCGCGCATGGAAGGAAGGCAAGCCCTTCTCGTACGAACACACCCGCTACGCCACCGTCCTCGACGGCAGAATGGG